ATTTTAGTAAAATTTCAATTTTCCAGATTTTAATAAATAATATAAATTGTATTAACCCATATTATTAATCAAGATATCAATATTTAAAATATTACATTTATCTTATAATCCGTATTTAAAGCATGAAACAGGTGTTTAGGAGGAAATTCCCTGGTTTATAAGAACGTAGATAAAACTGAAGAAATTGAAAACTCGAACTTATTTTTAAATTCTAAATCCTCACAGGAAAGACAAAAATGGCTTATTGTAGGTTTTGATCCTGGATTAACTGTAGGAATAGCTATTTTAGATCTCTCGGGAAATGTAATCGCAACCAAGAGCTGCAAAGAAATGGCCCGAGCTGAAGTAATAAAATTTATTATAAGTCATGGAAAAACTGTTTTAATAGCTACTGATGTTTATCCTGTCCCTAAAAATGTTAGGAAGCTTGCATCAACACTTAACTCTAAAATTTATTCTCCAAGTAAAACTTTTACTGTTAGTTCCAAGACAGAACTTGTAGATAGCTATCTAAATGAGATATCTTCTAATAATTATCCTGGAAATGCTCACGAGAGAGATGCTCTAGCTGCTGCAATTAAAACATACAAGCATTACCAAAAAAAGCTCCAGCAGATTGAGAGGCGTACTGAAAAATTGGGTTTAGCACCTGAAGAAGTGGACGAAGTCAAAAGTATGGTCATCAGGGACCGTCCAATTACTTCTGCAATAGACGATGTTTTAAAAATCCCTGAAGGTAAGGATGACCTGGAAGTTCAGATTGAGGAAATGGAGAATAACATTGAATTTATAGATGAAGAAAAACTCAAAGGAATTGAAGAAGCCGCCATAAAACTTAAACATAAGATAAAGTCTCAAGAAAGGCAGATGAGCTATTTGAAGAAGAAAAATAAGCTCCTTAAAAAGGATGTCAGGCACTACAAAAAGAAGACTTCCAGACTTGAAGATAAAATAGAAAAACTGCATTATGAGTATTCAAAGGATATCCTGCGTAAAAAGGAAATATCTTCAAAAGTATCCCTTATAAAAGGGCTCCAGGAAAAGTATACTCAGGAAAGGGTACTTAGAGAAAAGCTTGAAGAGAATCTGCGTTCCATGAAGGAAATAAGGGTTATGGAGCTATCTGAAAAAGCAGTCCCTGTAAAGATCATTGAATCGTTTACCCGCGAGAAAATCAAAGAGGCTATGGATTACTGGACTATTAAAAAAGGAGATGTGGTTCTTTTATCAAGTTCTGAAGGCGGGGGATCTCAAACAGCTTCAATGCTGATTAATATGGGTATAAAAGCCGCAATATTTGTGGATAAAATGTCGCACCCTGCAGAGGAAGAATTTGAGAAGAGTATGGTGCCGGTACTAGATGCAAATAAAATTGATCTTGAAATAATTGATGAATTTGCAGTTATAGATAAAGATATTTTAGATAAAGAAATTGAAAGCTGGAAAACACGTGTTGAAAACAGACGGAATAAGGAAGAGAAAAAACAGCTCTTAAAAATGATAGATGAATACAGGGCTCATAGAAGAAGGCCGTCAAATGGTGATTAAATTCATTTATAGTTATTGAATTATTTTAATTTAATATAGTTAAAAGAAAAAAACAAGAAAAGATAGTTTATTTTTCAGTTGCATCTTCTACAATTCTTACATTCTGTACTGGAGGCTCAGTAGGTATTGCTCTTGCAATCAGGAGTGTTGCAATTACTGCAATTATTGTTATTAAAACTGCATAAATGAGTAAACCTGTAACTCCATTCCCTGTTTTGAAAAATTCTGCTATTACAGCTTTTATAGCATCATTCCATGCTAAAGCAGCAATTAACCCAAAAGCAGTTGTTACCAATGTGGATATTGTAGTCATAACCGTACTTTTCACATTATTTACATTTTCTTTCATTAATATCTCCCTTTTTGATCTAAATTACAATATAATTGAATATATATGAAACTAATCAAATAAATTATGATCTTAATTATATTTTTTAAATCTTGATTATGGATAATGAAAAATTAATTTCTAATAATTATAAAAACTGAAATGTTAGGTTAATTCCTTTCAAATTCGTTTTGTTTGAAGTATGCCGAGACTCAGTAAATTTGTTAGTGAATTGGGTTAATATATAGATTAATTTAAATGTAGAAAGAATAATAAAAGTTTTTTCACTGATTTAAAGGTATATTGATGCTTATTTTGAATTGAAAGTTTTATCAGATGAAAACTTCATTTCATGTAGGAGCATTATACCAATGAAATTCTAATCGTATATTTTCAATTAAGTCTACTACTATTAAAACTTAAAATAAACTTATAATTAATAAAATTCACAGTATTACGGTTTTTTTATTTAATTTAAATATTATATTCAACCTTATTATTTTGAATAAGTATTATTCAAATTTTTATTAATTTTTGTGTGAATATTACATCTTGATTAGCTCATTAAAATAGAATATTAATTTATTTAGGAATAGATGCTATAATATTTTCTATTTTTTTATAATAGCAAATTATGACATTATTAAAATTAAATTTAATTTTATCGACTTATGGATAATTAGAATTTGCATGTAATAAATGGGATTCTAGAGTAAAAACCTTTTAAAAAACTTGTATAAATAAAAATAAGTCTTTTTGGAGGGAATAATCAAATATAAAATAAGGGCAATGGATTTATTTGAAATAAATCTCAATTATTTCACGAAAATGCCATTTGCCCAGATAATACTTCTAGAATTACCATTGCATGTTTTGGTGGAGATGAAATTTTTTGTAAATCAGAGTGATTTGAGAGATTACTCTGGTTTTTGTCTTTCACAACTATTTAAATATGATTTGAGAGAGTGTCAAAATGAAAAATGTTTACAAAATAGGTTTAATTGGATATGTTTTAGTGATGATTTTTAGTGTAATTACACCAGTAATATTTAATAATGAACAACTTCAATCGTTTGTAATATTCCCCCTAATTTTAGTTTTAGCCTATTGGACTAAAATGAATGGTAAAGAGTTGGGTTTGGAGTTTGGAAGTTTAAGAGATTATATGTGGGCTATTTTATATCCAGTAAGTATTTGTGCAGTGATTATTGTCATTGCATTGGCAACTGGGAATATTAGTGGAATTCAATACTTTGATGGAACAGCTGGAAAAATCGCTTATCTTTTCCTGTATACACTTATATTAGCATTTGCTACTGAAGAAGGCTTTTTCAGAGGGTGGCTTTTTGGAATACTGGAACGGGGCAAAATAAATCCTAAATTGATTCTCTTACTCACGGCGTTAGCTTTTGCTTCATGGCATTTACCTTTATTCTTCCTGGACGCGTCGTTCACGCTGGGTATGCTTCCTATATACATTACTGGTGGGATTATTGGGGGGCTGACCTTTGGGCTCTTACGGTACATTTCGGGTTCTATAATTGTATCCTCATTCTCCCATGCTCTTTGGAATACATTAGTTTATATTCTATTTGGTTTCGGCAGTACTATCGGTATTTTGGGAATTAAAATGACTAACATATTTAGCCCTGAAAGTGGTTTGTTAGGATTGGCTTTTGGTATAGTGTTCCTGGTTATTTTATGGTTCTGGGCCTCTAAAAAAATAGGCTTCAATTATCCAACAGAAAAATAGCCTCAAACCAAAGAATGTTTTTAATTACAATCCTGGACTTCCATGCGATGTCCAGGACAATTTATGTTAATGGTCTAATTTAAAACTGTTTTTATGTTATTTATATTCAGATAAATTAGTTGTGTAAGTAAGTTTAATTTGGTACATAAACGTGAAATAATCCCAATTAAAAGATAAATGGGGTCAATAACTGTATAAAACACAATTTAATATCTAATTTGAACTCATCTTTGTCTTCTATGTAAAAATCTCAATTAACATCATTCTTGACATATAAATAATTCTGGATGTCCAAATTTTGAATTATATAAAAATAAGTGATCTATACGTGTATCCATACTTTAATATTTGAAATTTTCAAAAATAAGTAATTAAATAGGTGCTATTGCATAGAAGTAAGCTATATGTTTTGGTTCATATAATAAAGCTTAATAAACTGGAAATTTTCTTTGTAACCTTGGATAATTTCAAAGAATTAAATTTATTAAGCTTGAAATATTAAATTGCATTATGAAAATTGCAGTCATTATTGGGACAAGGCCGGAGATAATCAAAATGGCCCCTGTAATCGATGAAATAGAAAAAAGAAATATCGATTATATTTTAATCCATACTGGACAGCACTACGACCATGAAATGTCTGACCAGTTTTTTATTGATTTAGAATTAAGAAAGCCTGATTTTAATATAGGGGTTGGCTCTGGATCCCATGGGAAACAAACAGCGACCATGATGAATGGTATTGAGGAAGTTTTAGTTGCAGAAAAACCTGATATAGTTCTTGTTCAGGGAGATACTAATGCAGTACTTGCAGGGGCACTTGTGGCATCAAAGCTCCATATCCCTGTAGGGCATGTTGAAGCAGGTTTAAGGTCTTATGATAAATCCATGCCTGAAGAAATAAACAGGGAAATTGCAGATGTATGTTCCAAACTTTATTTCGTGCCAACCGAAGAATCAGCAGTTAACCTGCTTTTTGAGGGTATCAGCCCCAAAGATATTTTTATTACTGGAAATACTATCGTTGATACATGTATCAGAAACCTTAAAATTGCACAAAAGTCAGAAGAAAAACCTAAATTTGATTTTGATGGAGATATTCTCACCCTTACCATGCACAGGGCAGAAAACGTTGATAACAAAGAAAGGCTTCAAAATATTATAGATGCACTGTTAGAATTAGATGATGTAACAGTTGTTTTTCCAGTACATCCAAGAACGGTTAAAACCCTTAAAGAATTTGACATGTTTGAGAAATTAGAGAATGCTGATCATATTAAGCTTATAAAGCCTGTAGGTTATCTTGATTTCTTACTTCTCCTGTCAAAGTCTAAATTTATCATGACTGATTCTGGAGGACTACAGGAAGAGGCAATTACATTAAATGTACCCTGTATGACTTTAAGATATAACACTGAACGCCCTGAAACAGTTAAAGCTGGAGGAAATATCCTTGTTGGAGCAGAAAAAGATAAAATAACAAGTACAGTTAAAGAAATCTTAAATAATGATGATCTTTATGGTAAAATGAGCAAAGCTGAAAATCCTTATGGTACTGGGAATTCTTCAAAAGGAATTCTTGATGCAATTTTGGGTCTATACGATGCAGGCGAGCTTAAAATAACTGTACCTGAAGATATAATGAAAAACAGGACCCGTAAACTTCTTGAAATCAAAGAAGATATATCTGTATTGGAATTTGAAAATAACCATGATTCAATAGTGAAAATGGTCTTTGAAGAGGGTAGTGCTGTATTTCCCTATGAGAATCTTAACTTAAATGGTAAAACTGCATTAATTGATAGTTTTAAAGCAGATTAGTTGTTATTTTGAAAATTAGTGAGTATTGGTAAGTAATTGTCAATACTTCAAATTATTGATGTAACTTAATTTATTTAACTTTTTTATAGGGAATAAAGTAACTTTTCTAAACTTATAAAATTTAGGTAATTAGCTTTGGCACGATAAACAAATTATCTTATTAAATAGCGCCAAAAGTATTGGGTCATTCACTATAAATTGGATAAGTTTTAATTGATTGAGACAGTTATTAATATTGATTAATTAAATTTTGAAATTAGTTAAATATTTGTTATTAATATTTTAATTTAACTAAAAAGGGATAGAAACAATAAATTTTGAAATTAGTTAAATATTTGTTATTAATATTTTAATTTAACTAAAAGGGATAGAAACAATAAATTTTGAAATTAGTTAAATATTTGTTATCAATATTCCAATTTAACTAAAAGGGATAGAAACAATAAATTTTGAAATTAATTAGATATTTGTTATATATTTTATATATTAACTAAAAGGGATAGAAACAATGATTCTCGAAAATTCAAAGATTACAGTTTTTGGTCTTGGCCATATTGGGCTCCCGACTGCAGCCCTTTTTGCAAATAGCGGTTTGCAGGTTACAGGAGTTGACATAAACAAGAGAACGATAGAATATGTAAATAAAGGTAAGACTCCAATTATGGAGCCAGGACTTGATGAATTGGTGAAGAAAGCAGTTGAAAGTGGTAAACTAACTGCAACTGACGATGGAATCGCCGCTTCTAAAGATTCAAGAATCAAAATAGTAATTGTCCCAACACCTGTAGATGAATTTAAAAAATCAGATTTATCTGCTGTAGAATCAGCATGTAAAACCATTGCAAAAGCTTTAAATAAAGATGATCTTGTTATAATAGAAAGTACTACGCCCCCAAAAACATGTGAAAACATTGTAATTCCAATACTTGAAGAAAGCGGGTTAAAAGCAGGGAATGACTTTGGAGTAGCATATACTCCTGAGAGGGCGCTTCCAAATAACACCATTTATGAAATGACCCATAATGCAAGGGTAATTGGTGGAATCAACGAAAAAAGCGCAGATACAGCTGTTTCTCTTTATGAACACATTACAAAGGGCAAAATAATAAAGGTTAATGATCTGATAACTGCAGAAATGGTCAAACTAATGGAAAATACGTATAGGGATACCAATATAGCGCTGTCCAATGAACTTGCAAAGGTCTGTGAAAAACTTGGCATTGATGCAATAGAAGCTATAGCTGCTGCAAACCACCACCCTCGAGTTAATATACATACTCCAGGTCCTGGTGTTGGAGGACATTGTTTATCTATTGATCCATACTTCATAGTGGAAATAGCTGAACAAGAAGGAATAGAATCTACTTTAATAAAGAATGCAAGAGCTATAAATGATGGAATGCCGGGACATGTTGCTGAAATTGTAGTTAACACGTTAAATGATGTTGGAAAACAAATCAATGATTCTAAAGTAGGTATACTGGGTGTCGCATACAAAGGAAACGTAGCTGATGCCAGGGAAACACCGGCAAAACCATTGATCGAACTTCTGCTTGAGGAAGGCTTTGATGTATACGCCCACGACCCACATACTTCCAGTGATTTAATAAAATACTTTGGTGCCGAGCCTGTAAGTATGGAAGAGGTTTTGAAGTGTGACTGCGTCGTGCTCATAACTGATCATGATGAGTATAAATCAATTACGCCAGATATGATTGAAAATAAAATATTCGTTTGTACAAGGCCTATTTTGAACCCGGATGAATTTAAAATGGAAGGCGTCATCTTTAAAGGAATTGGACGGCTTTAAACTTTTTCTGGAGTTGATTATTTGAAAATACTTGTTCTTGAATATATCACAGCTATGGGAATTGACGATCCCTCTTTATGGTCTGAAGGACAGGCAATGCTTGATGGATTTTTAGAGGATTTTAAAGATAGAGATGTAGATTATCTCATATCTTTGGACCAGTCTATTTCTCGTAATAGTTATTGTAATCCAGTTAAACTTGAAGGGGAATTAATGAATTGGTTAGATGAAAATATATCAAATTATGGCTCATGTCTTGTAATAGCTCCTGAAGAAGATTTTATTTTATATGATATAGTAAATTTCATCGAAAAAAAAGGCGTGGAGATTATAGGATCAAGTTCAGATGCAGTAATGAAATGCTCTGATAAATTCAAAATGTATGAATCTCTCAGAGATAATGTCCCAATAATTGAGACTGAAAAAGTATTTTTCAAGGATATGGATAGTTATAAACCATTTAATAATAAACGGATTTTAAAACCTGCTGATGGAGTTTCATGCTCAGGTGTACATGTTGTTAACTCAAAGGGTGAAATGAAAAAAGCAGCTTCTTTGATTGAAACCAATCTTCCCTATTTTATAATTCAAAACTTTATAGGGGGAACTTCAGCCAGCGTGAGTTTGATAAGCAACGGCAGGGAAGCAGTTCCGTTAAGTCTGAATCTTCAAGATATTCATTTTTCAGACGAGGGGATAAATTATAATGGGGGGCAGGTGCCTTTAACTCATGAACTTGAAGAAGAAGCTAAAAAAGTGGCAAAAAGGGCTGTAGAATCAATAGATGGCCTTAAGGGCTATGTTGGTGTTGACATGATTCTGGGAGAGAAAGTGCATCTGGTTGAGATAAATTCAAGGATTACAACTCCTTACGTGGCTTTAAGGAATCTTTTGAATTTTAATCTTGG
This genomic window from Methanobacterium veterum contains:
- a CDS encoding ATP-grasp domain-containing protein — encoded protein: MKILVLEYITAMGIDDPSLWSEGQAMLDGFLEDFKDRDVDYLISLDQSISRNSYCNPVKLEGELMNWLDENISNYGSCLVIAPEEDFILYDIVNFIEKKGVEIIGSSSDAVMKCSDKFKMYESLRDNVPIIETEKVFFKDMDSYKPFNNKRILKPADGVSCSGVHVVNSKGEMKKAASLIETNLPYFIIQNFIGGTSASVSLISNGREAVPLSLNLQDIHFSDEGINYNGGQVPLTHELEEEAKKVAKRAVESIDGLKGYVGVDMILGEKVHLVEINSRITTPYVALRNLLNFNLGDAILDSIYCGKLPTKINLSGAISFCKKDDVLKLDKLG
- the wecB gene encoding non-hydrolyzing UDP-N-acetylglucosamine 2-epimerase — encoded protein: MKIAVIIGTRPEIIKMAPVIDEIEKRNIDYILIHTGQHYDHEMSDQFFIDLELRKPDFNIGVGSGSHGKQTATMMNGIEEVLVAEKPDIVLVQGDTNAVLAGALVASKLHIPVGHVEAGLRSYDKSMPEEINREIADVCSKLYFVPTEESAVNLLFEGISPKDIFITGNTIVDTCIRNLKIAQKSEEKPKFDFDGDILTLTMHRAENVDNKERLQNIIDALLELDDVTVVFPVHPRTVKTLKEFDMFEKLENADHIKLIKPVGYLDFLLLLSKSKFIMTDSGGLQEEAITLNVPCMTLRYNTERPETVKAGGNILVGAEKDKITSTVKEILNNDDLYGKMSKAENPYGTGNSSKGILDAILGLYDAGELKITVPEDIMKNRTRKLLEIKEDISVLEFENNHDSIVKMVFEEGSAVFPYENLNLNGKTALIDSFKAD
- a CDS encoding DUF460 domain-containing protein → MENSNLFLNSKSSQERQKWLIVGFDPGLTVGIAILDLSGNVIATKSCKEMARAEVIKFIISHGKTVLIATDVYPVPKNVRKLASTLNSKIYSPSKTFTVSSKTELVDSYLNEISSNNYPGNAHERDALAAAIKTYKHYQKKLQQIERRTEKLGLAPEEVDEVKSMVIRDRPITSAIDDVLKIPEGKDDLEVQIEEMENNIEFIDEEKLKGIEEAAIKLKHKIKSQERQMSYLKKKNKLLKKDVRHYKKKTSRLEDKIEKLHYEYSKDILRKKEISSKVSLIKGLQEKYTQERVLREKLEENLRSMKEIRVMELSEKAVPVKIIESFTREKIKEAMDYWTIKKGDVVLLSSSEGGGSQTASMLINMGIKAAIFVDKMSHPAEEEFEKSMVPVLDANKIDLEIIDEFAVIDKDILDKEIESWKTRVENRRNKEEKKQLLKMIDEYRAHRRRPSNGD
- a CDS encoding nucleotide sugar dehydrogenase, with protein sequence MILENSKITVFGLGHIGLPTAALFANSGLQVTGVDINKRTIEYVNKGKTPIMEPGLDELVKKAVESGKLTATDDGIAASKDSRIKIVIVPTPVDEFKKSDLSAVESACKTIAKALNKDDLVIIESTTPPKTCENIVIPILEESGLKAGNDFGVAYTPERALPNNTIYEMTHNARVIGGINEKSADTAVSLYEHITKGKIIKVNDLITAEMVKLMENTYRDTNIALSNELAKVCEKLGIDAIEAIAAANHHPRVNIHTPGPGVGGHCLSIDPYFIVEIAEQEGIESTLIKNARAINDGMPGHVAEIVVNTLNDVGKQINDSKVGILGVAYKGNVADARETPAKPLIELLLEEGFDVYAHDPHTSSDLIKYFGAEPVSMEEVLKCDCVVLITDHDEYKSITPDMIENKIFVCTRPILNPDEFKMEGVIFKGIGRL
- a CDS encoding DUF5654 family protein; this translates as MKENVNNVKSTVMTTISTLVTTAFGLIAALAWNDAIKAVIAEFFKTGNGVTGLLIYAVLITIIAVIATLLIARAIPTEPPVQNVRIVEDATEK
- a CDS encoding CPBP family intramembrane glutamic endopeptidase, whose protein sequence is MKNVYKIGLIGYVLVMIFSVITPVIFNNEQLQSFVIFPLILVLAYWTKMNGKELGLEFGSLRDYMWAILYPVSICAVIIVIALATGNISGIQYFDGTAGKIAYLFLYTLILAFATEEGFFRGWLFGILERGKINPKLILLLTALAFASWHLPLFFLDASFTLGMLPIYITGGIIGGLTFGLLRYISGSIIVSSFSHALWNTLVYILFGFGSTIGILGIKMTNIFSPESGLLGLAFGIVFLVILWFWASKKIGFNYPTEK